The proteins below come from a single Cylindrospermopsis raciborskii Cr2010 genomic window:
- a CDS encoding RNA-guided endonuclease InsQ/TnpB family protein, which yields MRISYQYKIKPTKQQAEKIDKTLEMLRYQYNYLLAQRFDWYEQNRSPINRCSIFVCHLPELKEQPNYYNQKASLTQLKKDRPWYKEIHSQVLQEVAKKVELAFDRWLKGDSNSKKSGRPRFKSTGQYKTFTFPQFKQHHFVNNKITLSKIGDVKVIVHRQVPDGFQIKTVSVTKKADGYYVTLSLDDKTVPTIKPDFNANNIVGIDVGLIDFIVTSDGERIAAPKFLRQAERKLKSAQRRVSRRKRGSNRRKKAIKKLGILHKKVVDTRKDFQFKTANNLLKKYDVVAVEKLNIKGLAKTRLAKSINDAGWGQFITILSNKAENAGLKVIAVNPNGTNQECSNCGHKVKKPLSERRHNCPNCKVSLCRDLNAAINIKARGTHALKAQSMSS from the coding sequence GTGCGGATATCCTATCAATACAAAATTAAACCGACAAAACAGCAAGCAGAAAAGATTGATAAAACGCTAGAAATGCTGCGCTATCAATACAATTATTTGCTGGCTCAACGGTTTGATTGGTATGAACAAAATCGTTCCCCTATTAATAGATGTTCCATATTCGTTTGTCATTTACCAGAACTCAAAGAGCAACCTAATTATTACAACCAAAAAGCATCATTAACTCAACTTAAAAAAGACCGTCCTTGGTACAAAGAGATTCATTCTCAGGTGCTACAGGAAGTCGCAAAGAAAGTTGAGTTAGCTTTTGACCGATGGTTAAAAGGTGATAGCAACAGCAAAAAGTCTGGTAGACCTAGATTTAAAAGTACGGGACAATATAAAACATTTACTTTTCCTCAATTCAAACAACATCACTTTGTCAATAACAAGATTACGCTATCAAAAATAGGCGATGTTAAAGTAATTGTTCATCGTCAAGTTCCCGACGGGTTTCAAATTAAAACTGTATCTGTCACTAAAAAAGCAGACGGGTATTATGTAACTCTAAGTCTTGACGACAAAACAGTTCCCACAATTAAGCCTGATTTTAATGCTAATAATATTGTTGGTATTGATGTCGGATTGATTGATTTTATTGTCACCTCAGACGGTGAAAGAATTGCCGCACCTAAGTTTCTACGCCAAGCTGAACGCAAGTTAAAATCTGCGCAACGTCGTGTCTCTCGTCGGAAGAGAGGTTCTAATCGCCGTAAAAAAGCGATTAAAAAACTGGGTATTCTACACAAGAAAGTTGTTGATACTAGAAAAGATTTCCAATTCAAAACAGCTAATAATCTACTCAAAAAGTATGACGTAGTAGCTGTTGAAAAATTAAATATAAAAGGACTTGCTAAAACAAGATTGGCTAAAAGTATTAACGATGCTGGTTGGGGACAGTTCATCACCATACTTTCAAACAAAGCCGAGAATGCTGGCTTGAAAGTGATAGCTGTAAATCCAAACGGTACGAACCAAGAATGTTCTAACTGTGGACACAAAGTCAAAAAGCCGCTATCAGAAAGAAGGCACAATTGCCCTAATTGCAAGGTCAGCTTGTGCCGGGATCTAAATGCGGCTATAAATATAAAGGCGCGTGGGACACACGCCCTCAAAGCTCAATCAATGTCTTCATAG
- a CDS encoding DEAD/DEAH box helicase gives MIKLEELKQGSIINGILPGQGVTVIDAKWFGTDTVELTYKDIHGSPYTELLFRDREESLQIVNEGKPWSFDGDGETLCLVSEAHRINLAYLFDPLLAVHTSLVEPLPHQITAVYSEMLNRQPLRFLLADDPGAGKTIMAGLLIRELLIRGDLARCLIVCPGSLAVQWQDELHHKFHLHFQILTNERIEAAITGNALDEMNLVIARLDKLSRNDDLQKKLQHTDWDLVICDEAHKMSASFFGGEIRETKRYKLGKLLSTLTRHFLLMTATPHNGKEEDFQLFLALLDGDRFEGRFRDGVHVSDTSDLMRRMVKEELLKFDGKPLFPERIAHTVSYPLSDQEALLYSKVTDYVREEFNRAEMLSNNGRKGTVGFALTILQRRLASSPEAIYQSLKRRRERLAKRVREEQLLKRGKNLEVENGSIIDQEDIDDDLENSDSTERESTIEEVVDQATAARTIAELEFEISQLKNLEDLANSVRLSGKDRKWEEFSHLLQDKAEMFDQGGYRRKIVVFTEHRDTLNYLKDKIANLLGNSETVVTIHGAMGREDRKKAEENFKQDKEVQVLLATDAAGEGINLQRAHLMVNYDLPWNPNRLEQRFGRIHRIGQTEVCHLWNLVAHETREGDVYRTLLEKLEAEQKALGGQVFDVLGKAIAGKELRELLIEAISFADRSPTLLRVSVG, from the coding sequence TTGATAAAACTAGAAGAGCTAAAACAAGGGTCAATAATAAATGGCATTCTACCTGGTCAAGGTGTTACAGTCATTGATGCCAAGTGGTTCGGAACAGACACAGTTGAATTAACCTACAAAGATATCCACGGTAGTCCTTACACAGAACTACTTTTCCGAGATAGAGAAGAAAGCCTACAAATTGTAAACGAGGGAAAACCCTGGAGCTTCGATGGTGACGGGGAAACATTGTGCCTAGTTTCTGAAGCTCATCGCATTAACCTAGCTTATCTATTTGACCCACTTCTAGCCGTTCACACATCACTAGTAGAACCTTTACCCCATCAAATCACTGCTGTTTACAGTGAAATGCTCAATCGCCAACCTCTCCGCTTCCTTCTTGCTGATGACCCAGGCGCCGGAAAAACTATTATGGCAGGGCTATTAATCAGAGAACTACTAATTCGTGGGGATCTAGCCCGTTGTTTAATTGTCTGTCCAGGAAGTTTAGCGGTCCAATGGCAAGATGAACTACATCACAAATTTCACCTCCATTTCCAAATCCTCACTAATGAACGTATAGAAGCAGCTATAACTGGTAATGCTCTTGATGAAATGAACTTGGTTATTGCCAGACTAGATAAACTCAGTCGCAATGATGACTTACAAAAAAAACTCCAGCACACAGATTGGGATCTGGTCATTTGCGATGAAGCTCACAAAATGTCCGCCTCGTTTTTTGGTGGAGAAATTCGAGAAACCAAACGCTACAAATTGGGCAAACTCCTCTCCACCCTCACCCGCCATTTTCTCCTTATGACCGCCACACCCCATAATGGCAAAGAAGAAGATTTTCAATTATTCCTTGCCCTCCTGGATGGAGATCGCTTTGAGGGGCGATTCCGGGATGGTGTTCATGTATCAGACACATCCGACCTGATGCGTCGTATGGTTAAGGAAGAATTACTCAAGTTTGATGGCAAACCACTGTTTCCAGAAAGAATTGCCCATACAGTTAGTTATCCACTCTCCGACCAAGAAGCTCTTCTTTACAGCAAAGTAACAGATTACGTCCGAGAAGAATTTAACCGAGCAGAAATGCTCTCTAATAATGGCAGAAAAGGAACAGTCGGCTTTGCCCTCACCATCCTACAACGCCGTTTAGCCTCATCCCCAGAAGCCATCTATCAGTCCTTGAAACGACGACGAGAAAGACTAGCAAAACGAGTCAGAGAAGAACAACTACTCAAACGAGGAAAAAACCTAGAAGTAGAAAATGGTAGTATTATTGACCAAGAAGACATAGATGATGACTTAGAAAATAGCGATAGCACAGAGCGGGAATCCACCATAGAAGAAGTAGTAGATCAAGCCACAGCAGCACGTACAATTGCTGAACTAGAATTTGAAATCAGCCAACTAAAAAACCTAGAAGACCTAGCCAACAGCGTGCGTCTAAGCGGGAAAGACCGCAAATGGGAAGAATTCTCCCATCTACTCCAAGATAAAGCAGAAATGTTTGATCAAGGAGGATATCGACGTAAAATAGTCGTCTTCACTGAACATAGAGACACCCTTAACTACCTCAAAGATAAAATTGCCAACCTCCTAGGTAACTCAGAAACCGTAGTCACCATACATGGAGCTATGGGAAGAGAAGACCGCAAAAAAGCAGAAGAAAACTTCAAACAAGATAAAGAAGTACAAGTCCTCCTTGCCACAGACGCAGCAGGTGAAGGTATAAACCTACAAAGAGCCCATCTGATGGTTAACTACGACCTCCCCTGGAATCCCAACCGCCTAGAACAAAGATTTGGTCGCATTCATCGTATTGGACAAACAGAAGTATGTCATCTCTGGAACCTGGTCGCCCATGAAACCCGAGAAGGAGACGTTTATCGCACCCTCCTAGAAAAACTAGAAGCCGAACAAAAAGCCCTAGGAGGACAGGTTTTTGACGTCTTGGGCAAAGCGATCGCCGGCAAAGAGTTGCGAGAACTGCTCATTGAAGCCATTAGCTTTGCCGACAGAAGCCCCACGCTCCTAAGAGTGAGCGTGGGATGA
- a CDS encoding helix-turn-helix domain-containing protein, with translation MTEITRPFTPDWVSPPGDTILDLLEERDWTQGQLSERLGYTTKHISQLINGKAPINEETALKLERVLGSTAGFWLNREAQYRAQLAKIEEQERLQTWTPWLDELPVKELMQQGVIPKRRIDAKSKPGIVRELLHFFGVASPDDWQTFYVGMECAFRRTREAQSDVGAIAAWIRQGEILAERLNCPKYSKPKFEKAVREIRTLTMLEPEEFDPEMRKLCWEAGVVFVIVPSIPRAHVSGMARWLNPHKALIQLSLYGKQNDRFWFTFFHEAAHILLHDKKDIFLDEWDGGAVVQSKQEEEANCWSREFLIPLHHELELPNLKSKEAVIDFAKRIGIHPGIVIGRLQHDKVIAPTWMNGLKVSFRFKGNCASLLNSSQKSLSW, from the coding sequence ATGACTGAAATTACACGCCCCTTCACCCCTGATTGGGTCTCTCCTCCTGGTGATACTATTCTGGATCTGCTAGAGGAACGCGATTGGACGCAGGGCCAACTGTCAGAGCGTCTGGGGTATACAACAAAGCACATAAGCCAACTGATTAACGGCAAAGCACCGATTAATGAGGAGACTGCGCTTAAGTTAGAACGGGTACTAGGAAGTACCGCTGGATTCTGGCTTAACCGGGAGGCTCAGTACCGCGCTCAACTTGCCAAGATTGAGGAACAAGAGCGTTTGCAAACCTGGACTCCCTGGTTAGATGAATTACCCGTAAAGGAGCTGATGCAGCAAGGAGTAATCCCAAAGCGTCGAATTGATGCTAAGAGTAAACCTGGCATTGTCAGGGAACTACTACACTTCTTTGGTGTGGCATCACCAGATGACTGGCAAACCTTTTACGTTGGGATGGAGTGTGCCTTTCGTCGGACGCGAGAGGCTCAAAGTGATGTGGGAGCGATCGCCGCCTGGATTCGGCAAGGGGAAATTCTTGCGGAGCGGCTCAACTGCCCGAAGTACAGTAAGCCAAAATTCGAGAAGGCGGTGCGAGAGATTCGCACGCTCACCATGTTAGAACCCGAAGAGTTTGATCCAGAGATGCGGAAGCTCTGCTGGGAAGCCGGAGTGGTATTTGTGATTGTCCCGTCAATTCCAAGGGCGCACGTAAGCGGGATGGCCCGGTGGTTAAATCCGCACAAGGCACTGATTCAGCTATCGCTCTATGGCAAGCAGAACGACCGCTTCTGGTTTACCTTCTTCCACGAAGCAGCTCACATTCTTCTTCACGACAAAAAGGATATCTTCCTAGATGAGTGGGATGGAGGAGCAGTAGTGCAGTCAAAGCAAGAGGAAGAAGCAAACTGCTGGTCACGGGAGTTTTTAATTCCGCTACATCACGAGTTAGAACTACCTAATTTGAAGTCGAAGGAGGCTGTAATTGACTTTGCCAAGCGGATTGGAATTCATCCCGGTATTGTGATAGGAAGGCTTCAGCACGATAAAGTGATTGCTCCTACTTGGATGAACGGTTTGAAGGTAAGTTTTCGGTTCAAAGGGAATTGTGCCTCCCTACTTAACTCATCCCAAAAGAGCTTGTCCTGGTGA
- a CDS encoding C-terminal helicase domain-containing protein, protein MVNYDLPWNPNRLEQRFGRIHRIGQTEVCHLWNLVAHETREGDVYRTLLEKLEAEQKALGGQVFDVLGKAIAGKELRELLIEAIRYGDRPEVKARLNEVVKEKLDQQQLLKRGAILIDENDYTEEIRALVYLEHAIQDARLNRDGKRRVVSKRMQYVEIPLRVNKQNEDSKENQVKNAGYAPYLNYRPLKENEKSLVDPILDSLQIENNIEKKAIEYAITNLVVAHLQEIKQRKEELIEKTMKAVKDRLTKEINYWDYRASQLRLQEEAGKPNARLNSNKAQARADELESRLNQRLKDLQQEKQLLEQLVLEETGMV, encoded by the coding sequence ATGGTTAACTACGACCTCCCCTGGAATCCCAACCGCCTAGAACAAAGATTTGGTCGCATTCATCGTATTGGACAAACAGAAGTATGTCATCTCTGGAACCTGGTCGCCCATGAAACCCGAGAAGGAGACGTTTATCGCACCCTCCTAGAAAAACTAGAAGCCGAACAAAAAGCCCTAGGAGGACAGGTTTTTGACGTCTTGGGCAAAGCGATCGCCGGCAAAGAGTTGCGAGAACTGCTCATTGAAGCCATTAGATATGGCGATCGCCCAGAGGTAAAAGCCAGACTAAACGAAGTTGTAAAAGAGAAACTAGATCAACAGCAACTACTCAAAAGAGGAGCCATACTAATTGATGAAAATGATTATACAGAAGAGATTCGCGCCCTAGTATATTTAGAACATGCCATTCAAGATGCCCGATTAAATAGGGATGGAAAAAGAAGAGTAGTCTCAAAGCGCATGCAGTATGTAGAAATTCCCCTGAGAGTGAACAAGCAAAATGAAGACAGCAAAGAAAACCAAGTAAAAAATGCAGGCTATGCACCCTATTTGAACTATAGACCCTTAAAAGAGAATGAAAAATCCCTAGTAGATCCCATACTAGATTCACTACAAATAGAAAATAATATAGAAAAGAAAGCCATAGAATATGCCATTACCAATCTAGTTGTAGCACACCTGCAAGAGATAAAACAGAGAAAAGAAGAATTAATAGAAAAGACCATGAAAGCAGTAAAAGACCGATTAACCAAAGAAATCAACTATTGGGATTATCGAGCCAGCCAACTGCGTTTACAAGAAGAAGCAGGCAAACCTAATGCCAGATTAAATTCTAACAAAGCCCAAGCCAGAGCGGACGAACTAGAAAGCCGTCTTAACCAACGCCTGAAAGACCTGCAACAAGAAAAACAATTACTGGAGCAGTTGGTTTTAGAAGAGACTGGTATGGTTTAG
- a CDS encoding DEAD/DEAH box helicase family protein — protein MIKLEELKQGSIINGILPGQGVTVIDAKWFGTDTVELTYKDIHGSPYTELLFRDREESLQIVNEGKPWSFDGDGETLCLVSEAHRINLAYLFDPLLAVHTSLVEPLPHQITAVYSEMLNRQPLRFLLADDPGAGKTIMAGLLIRELLIRGDLARCLIVCPGSLAVQKSPSDG, from the coding sequence TTGATAAAACTAGAAGAGCTAAAACAAGGGTCAATAATAAATGGCATTCTACCTGGTCAAGGTGTTACAGTCATTGATGCCAAGTGGTTCGGAACAGACACAGTTGAATTAACCTACAAAGATATCCACGGTAGTCCTTACACAGAACTACTTTTCCGAGATAGAGAAGAAAGCCTACAAATTGTAAACGAGGGAAAACCCTGGAGCTTTGATGGTGATGGGGAAACATTGTGCCTAGTTTCTGAAGCTCATCGCATTAACCTAGCTTATCTATTTGACCCACTTCTAGCCGTTCACACATCACTAGTAGAACCTTTACCCCATCAAATCACTGCTGTTTACAGTGAAATGCTCAATCGCCAACCTCTCCGCTTCCTTCTTGCTGATGACCCAGGCGCAGGAAAAACCATTATGGCAGGGCTATTAATCAGAGAACTACTAATTCGTGGGGATCTAGCCCGTTGTTTAATCGTCTGTCCAGGAAGTTTAGCAGTCCAAAAGAGCCCATCTGATGGTTAA
- a CDS encoding nucleotidyltransferase family protein, with protein sequence MKTFDELRQLLSLQKQSLCEIYQITEIGIFGSYARGEETEASDVDILVDYETAPTFIMLVELRDYLSQLFGLKVDVVTKNGLKPRIRERVLAEAIYI encoded by the coding sequence ATGAAAACCTTTGATGAACTCCGACAACTTTTATCACTACAAAAGCAATCTCTCTGTGAAATTTATCAAATTACAGAAATTGGGATCTTTGGTTCTTATGCTAGGGGTGAGGAGACGGAAGCAAGTGATGTTGATATTTTGGTTGATTATGAAACAGCGCCTACTTTTATTATGTTAGTGGAACTTAGGGATTATTTAAGTCAGTTGTTTGGCTTGAAGGTGGATGTTGTTACTAAGAACGGGCTTAAACCCCGGATTCGTGAGCGTGTTTTGGCTGAGGCTATTTATATATGA
- a CDS encoding HepT-like ribonuclease domain-containing protein, which produces MKRSYTEFLQDILDAITEIGLFVNGVSYEAFESNREKTLAVVKLLEVIGEAVKKIPNERREQYPDIPWKSIAGMKDMLVHEYWQVDVAVVWATVQLSLPLLKAVVVMELEEKP; this is translated from the coding sequence ATGAAGCGTAGTTATACGGAATTTTTACAGGATATTTTAGACGCTATTACAGAAATTGGTTTGTTTGTAAATGGTGTTAGTTATGAGGCTTTTGAGTCCAACAGAGAGAAAACTTTGGCGGTGGTGAAGTTATTAGAAGTTATTGGGGAAGCTGTTAAAAAAATTCCTAATGAACGCCGTGAACAGTATCCAGATATACCTTGGAAATCTATAGCAGGTATGAAGGATATGCTTGTACATGAATATTGGCAGGTTGATGTGGCGGTTGTCTGGGCTACGGTTCAGCTTTCTTTACCATTATTAAAAGCAGTTGTAGTGATGGAATTGGAGGAAAAACCATAG